GCCCCACTGCTGTGATGGTTAACCTGTTGGGGTATGAAATTTCCCAGAGTGATTATATAACCAAGCGCCAGCAAATAGAGCAGATTCCCCATGCCCACCTCCACTGGTACGGGAAAACCGAATCGCGTCCTGGGCGCAAACTAGGACACGTCACTGTTTTGCTGGGTACTCAAAACCGGGATCAGGCAATGGCGAGTGCCTTCGGCGCGCCCGACGAGGGCAGGAGAATCGGAGATTTTCCCCCTGGTACCTTCGGTGCGGCTGTGTCCGGCGATGCGGATACAGCCAACCTCGCTCAGGAAATCGCCCGAAATATAGAATCTATCTGGTATCCCAATTAAAGCTGTAAGAAATTTTCAATTGGGAACACACAATATCTTTTTGAAAGTTATAATGGGTTTGTTGCACTGCAACGTTGGTGACTGCCATAAAGTTTTTTGATCTATGTCTGAAAAAATAAGGGAACCAAATAATTCTCGTGGCAGTAAACCGGGCTAAGTACCCGGAAACTTTAAACGAGGAAGATCGGTACCCACCTGGTTTATCCAGGTCATAAACTTAGGTAAAACGGCGTCGCGGTGCCCTAAAACATTTAGCTCCCTTAGTCAATTAAGACTTGGGAGCTTTAATTATTAAAATTAGTTCAGTGAGCAACTTATTAAAAAATTAAAAATAAAAAATATGATACACAGACAGGCTTGATATGCATTTGTGCAACGCTACACATTAGGAAGCTTATTCTAGGACTCATAATTGATAAAAAGTGTTCCCATTTTAGGCGGAAAAATCGGTGTAAATTAATTCTAATTAAGGTACCAATAAGAGTTAAAATCGCAAGAATTGAGCTAAATTGTGGTTGAAGCTGTAAAAATTTGTTACCAAAACTGATTAATGTCGTGTTTCCAGCCTCGGTTTTCAAACTAAACAACGGTTTAACCTTGATTCATCAAGAAATTCCCACAACCCCTGTAGTTGTGGCAGATGTTTGGGTGCGTGCAGGTGCGAAGTTGGAGCCAGAACCCTGGTTCGGTATGGCTCACTTTTTGGAACATATGATTTTTAAAGGGACTGCAACGCTACCAGCAGGGTTATTTGATCAAAAGATTGAAAATTGGGGTGGGGTCACTAATGCGGCGACAAGTCACGATTATGCCCATTACTCTCTCACCACAGCTGCCCTCCATCTGGAAGATACACTGCCCTATTTGGGAGAGTTGCTGCTAAATGCGGCAATACCAGACGATGAATTTATCCGCGAACGGGATGTTGTGCTAGAGGAAATTCGTCAAGCACATGATAATCCAGATTGGATAGGATTTCACGCTCTTATCGCCAGTGTCTACCAGCATTACCCTTATGGACGTTCTGTGTTGGGTAGTGAGCAAGAATTGATGCAGCAATCTCCAGAAATTATGCGCTGTTTTCACCGCACTCACTACCAACCAGAAAACATGACAGTGGTGATTGTAGGCGGAATAGCTGAAGAATCTGCTTTGAAATTGGTGAGCAGGACATTTGTTGATTTTGCAGAACGCTGCTGTGACTGTCCGCAAACAAAAGAGGTAGCAAAGCCAGTCATCGCCGGAATTCGCCGTCAAGAACTTGATTTGCCCCGTTTAGAACAGGCGCGGTTGTTAATGGCGTGGATTGGCCCTGGAGTGGAACAACTCAACAGTTGCTATGGATTGGATTTGCTTTCTGTGTTACTGGCGGAAGGGCGGACTTCTCGTTTAGTGCGCGATTTGCGGGAAGAACAGCAATTGGTGCAGGGCATTTGTAGTCATTTTTCCTTACAAGGAGACTCAAGTTTATTTACAATAACAGCTTGGTTAGACCCAGCAAATGTGGAACGGGTTGAATCCTTAATTTGCCTGCACTTGAATAACTTGATATTTAATGGAATTAGCAAGCAGGAACTTATCCGCTGTCAACGGCTGCTTTGTAACGACTTTGCATTTTCTACCGAGACACCAAATCAACTTGCAGGGCTTTATGGATACTACAACACTATCGCCCAAGCGGAATTAGCAGTGACCTATCCCTCGCAAATTCAATCCTATAGTGCCAAACAACTGCAAGAATTAGTACAAGAGTATCTTTCACCCAATCATTACGCGGTAACAGTAGTTAAACCCTGTTAGTGTTTGAGGTTAGTCTTTAGTAGTTAGTGGTGAACCAGTACTGCGGGAGGGTAACGCTGCCACAGGTAACTGATGTGCCTCCTGCGGAGGAGCTTCCGCTAACGTCGCAGACGTGCCGCAGGCAGACCCGTAAGCGCACGCACACTACGTGTTGGCGCAGCCTGTCCGCAGGGCTTACGCCGTATGGCGTGGCGTCAGGCATAGGGTTAGTGGTGAGCCAGATCTCTCCGGCGGTGTTCCCGCACCCTGGCGTAAGCGCGTAAGCGCAAAGTGTGCCGAAGGCATAGGCGCAGCCTCTGGGCAGGAAATACCCGTATGGTTAGGTTATTAGGCAATCTACCAACAATTACCAACTATCAACTACCAACTACCAACTATCAAATGACAACATCTGTGCAAAAATCGCATCTTCATCGCATTGTACTTAATAATGGCATTGTGGTGCTGGTGGCAGAAAATCAGACCGCCGATATTATTGCAGCGCGGATTTTTGTCCGCGCTGGTAGTTCTTATGAAAGCCAGGAGCAAGCTGGGTTAACACATTTACTATCAGCAGTACTCACCAAAGGCTGTGACGGACTTTCGAGTTTGGAAATTGCCGAACAAGTGGAGTCTGTGGGAGCGAGTGTAAGTGCAGATACCACTGCTGATTATTTTTTGCTTTCATTAAAGACAGTCACGTTAGATTTTTCAGAAATTTTTACTTTGGCAGGGCGGATTTTGCGATCGCCAACATTTCCAGAAGCAGAGGTGGAACTAGAACGTCGTATTGCCCTCCAAGATATTCGCTCGCAGCAAGAGCAGCCGTTTACCATTGCCTTTGACCAACTCAGGGATATAATGTACCAAAACCATCCTTATGCAAGGTCGGCATTGGGAAATGAAGCCACTATGAGCCGCTTAACTCGTGCAGATTTAGTGCGGTTTCATCAGACTCATTTCCGTCCAGATAATATTGTTATTAGTATTGCTGGACGAATCACACCAGAAAATGCGATCGCTCTTGTGGAAGAAGTTTTTGGTGATTGGCAATCACCCCCTACTGAGCCGTTGCTCAGACTAGATTTACCAGAACTCACTGTTGAACCTCAAATCAAGATTAAGCCCCAACAAACGCAGCAATCCATCGTCATGCTGGGTTATTTGGGACCATCTGTGCTCTCTGATGACTACGCTGCCTTGAAGTTGCTGTCTACCTACTTGGGAAATGGTCTTTCCAGTCGCTTATTTGTGGAATTGCGCGAAAAGCTCGGTTTAGCTTACGAGGTATCCGCATTTTACCCAACACGACTTTTAAGAGCATCATTTGTTGTTTATATGGGGACAGCACCGGAAAATACCCAGATAGCTCTTTCTAGTCTGCGAAAAGAAGTTGATTTACTATCCATCATGCAACTTGAGGAAGAGGCACTGCAAGCAGCTAAAAACAAAATACTAGGGCAGTATGCCTTGGGCAAACAAACTAACGCGCAAATCGCCCAGGTGTATGGCTGGTATGAAATTTTAGGACTAGGAATTGATTTTGATAGGGACTTTCAGGAGACTATAGCATCTGTAAGTGCTGCGGATGCAATGGCATCTGCTTGCCGATATTTACGGGAACCTTACGTGTCTCTGGTTGGTCAAGAGGAAGCAGTTAATAGTGCGACTGCGTATTTCAATCCCTAATAGGGATTAAGAATACCTCTCCTCTAGTTGCATTATACACCAATTACCGATATGTGTATTAGCATGAGATGACCCAGGGGCGATTTCCATGAAAGACAGCATGAAAACAAGTATTTTAAGTTACTTACGGTTTCTCAACCCGTCCGTAAGTGGCTGTGGAATAAAAAGAGAGCAGAGGTATAAATCCTTATCAAGGATGGAAATACTGCTGTACTGTTGTGTGTCTCTGCTCCTTGGCTTCTCTGCTACAGTATCGGTTGCAGCTCCACCACAACAAATTGCACAGGCAAATTCGCCTGAAGTCATCAATCGTCCTACTTTGCAAGTTGGTAGCAAAGGAGAGCGTGTCACGGAACTTCAAGCTGCTTTAAAACTTTTGGGCTTCTACACAGGCACAGTAGATGGGGTTTATAACGAAAGTACTGCCCTAGCTGTTTCAGGCTTTCAGCAAGCAGCGGGCTTAAAAGCAGATGGCGTTGTTAACGCAACGACTTGGCAACAACTCTTTCCTAACGAACCAATGGTAGCGTCTTCTGGCTCGTCACCTAGTACAAGTCGGTTTCCTGTTCCATCTGAGACTTCTAACACCAATCAGGTTGTTGTTCCTACTTCTAATTCAAGAGCTACAACTAGCAGTCCTAGAGTTGTCAATTCTAGACCTGAACCCAGACCTACAACTACCAACACCACAGTTGCTACTTCCAAACCTCAAGCCAGAGCTAGAACATCAACGACAACTACCAACAACAGAGGAGTTAATTCCAAACCTGAACCCAGACCTGCAACACGGAATGCAACTGCTAGTTCACAAAGGACCTACGTACGACAGTCAACATCTACTCGTTCTGGTTCGACACGTTCTGAGCAAACAACTCGGATTCAGCAAAGCGATCGCTCTGGGCAAACCACCCGTCGTCCCAGGTCAACTACTCGTTCTGAGCAAATCTCTGCAATTCAATACACCTCAGAAGGATTACCGATTTTACGTGTAGGGATGCGTGGTTCTGAGGTTGTGAAGTTACAACAACGACTGCGAAGACTCGGTTTCTTAAATAAGGGCGATATTGATGGCGATTTTGGCGCCACAACTGAGACGGCGGTTATCGCTTTACAGAAGCGCTATGGTTTGAATGCTGACGGTGTCGTTGGTGCTGCAACTTGGGATATTCTGATGCGACGACGGGGAGGCTAAACAATTCAAAATTCAAATGGGAATTATTAGCCATGTTTCAAGATAGCAAGACCATTGTTTATTAAATCAGGAGTCGATTTTCAGTAGCTCAATTTTGGCAGAGGGAAAATCGGCTCTATACTTTATTTAGGCTCTTTCAAAGTTGAATTAAAACCAACCCCTGTAATACGATAAAGATACCCGAATAAACAGGTATCGTTAAATGCAATTCCTAAAAACTATATTATTTTTGAGAAACACGAGAAGAACAAAGAATACTCTCAAAAAGAAGGGTAGAATCTACAATTAATAAAAAAACTTATGAGACCCTTGTTATTAACTTGGATAGGCACTGCAGTGGCGTTGCTGATTACAGCTAATATTGTTCCTGGATTCTCCGTAAAGAATTTTGTAGCAGCCCTGGTGGCTGCCATAATTATCGGCTTAGTCAATGCAATAATTAGACTTATTTTAAGCGTTTTGACGTTTCCTATTACCTTGCTGACTTTTTGGTTATTTACATTTGTTATCAATGCTCTCGCT
The sequence above is a segment of the Mastigocladopsis repens PCC 10914 genome. Coding sequences within it:
- a CDS encoding M16 family metallopeptidase, giving the protein MFPASVFKLNNGLTLIHQEIPTTPVVVADVWVRAGAKLEPEPWFGMAHFLEHMIFKGTATLPAGLFDQKIENWGGVTNAATSHDYAHYSLTTAALHLEDTLPYLGELLLNAAIPDDEFIRERDVVLEEIRQAHDNPDWIGFHALIASVYQHYPYGRSVLGSEQELMQQSPEIMRCFHRTHYQPENMTVVIVGGIAEESALKLVSRTFVDFAERCCDCPQTKEVAKPVIAGIRRQELDLPRLEQARLLMAWIGPGVEQLNSCYGLDLLSVLLAEGRTSRLVRDLREEQQLVQGICSHFSLQGDSSLFTITAWLDPANVERVESLICLHLNNLIFNGISKQELIRCQRLLCNDFAFSTETPNQLAGLYGYYNTIAQAELAVTYPSQIQSYSAKQLQELVQEYLSPNHYAVTVVKPC
- a CDS encoding M16 family metallopeptidase, producing the protein MTTSVQKSHLHRIVLNNGIVVLVAENQTADIIAARIFVRAGSSYESQEQAGLTHLLSAVLTKGCDGLSSLEIAEQVESVGASVSADTTADYFLLSLKTVTLDFSEIFTLAGRILRSPTFPEAEVELERRIALQDIRSQQEQPFTIAFDQLRDIMYQNHPYARSALGNEATMSRLTRADLVRFHQTHFRPDNIVISIAGRITPENAIALVEEVFGDWQSPPTEPLLRLDLPELTVEPQIKIKPQQTQQSIVMLGYLGPSVLSDDYAALKLLSTYLGNGLSSRLFVELREKLGLAYEVSAFYPTRLLRASFVVYMGTAPENTQIALSSLRKEVDLLSIMQLEEEALQAAKNKILGQYALGKQTNAQIAQVYGWYEILGLGIDFDRDFQETIASVSAADAMASACRYLREPYVSLVGQEEAVNSATAYFNP
- a CDS encoding peptidoglycan-binding domain-containing protein — encoded protein: MKTSILSYLRFLNPSVSGCGIKREQRYKSLSRMEILLYCCVSLLLGFSATVSVAAPPQQIAQANSPEVINRPTLQVGSKGERVTELQAALKLLGFYTGTVDGVYNESTALAVSGFQQAAGLKADGVVNATTWQQLFPNEPMVASSGSSPSTSRFPVPSETSNTNQVVVPTSNSRATTSSPRVVNSRPEPRPTTTNTTVATSKPQARARTSTTTTNNRGVNSKPEPRPATRNATASSQRTYVRQSTSTRSGSTRSEQTTRIQQSDRSGQTTRRPRSTTRSEQISAIQYTSEGLPILRVGMRGSEVVKLQQRLRRLGFLNKGDIDGDFGATTETAVIALQKRYGLNADGVVGAATWDILMRRRGG
- a CDS encoding phage holin family protein, producing MRPLLLTWIGTAVALLITANIVPGFSVKNFVAALVAAIIIGLVNAIIRLILSVLTFPITLLTFWLFTFVINALALRIATALTPRELFDISGVGAALLGSIVLALVSSTINYFLRKID